AAGTCAGGATGATTTATTTGGAAAGGATGCATACGCGCTCCCCTCCTTACTGGCTCCGCCATTGTCCCAAGGAGAGAACAGTGTTTTTAGGGGCTTTCGCATTTTGGGGGCTCGAAGGTGCTGTGAAATCCCGCCAGGGACAGGGTAACTCGAAATGGCATCCCCTCCCCATGATAACCAAGGGGAAATGTTTGAAGTTTGGCCAAGAGGGTGAAGTGGCCTCCGGTGGGTTTTACACCCAGGTCCCGCGGGAACCCCAACCCCCCAAAGGGCACGCCAACTTCCCACGAGAATGCCCAGGAAGAACTTCTTCGCTTccgttttttttccccccacccctcctaATAATTCTGTGTTCGACCGCCACGACCTACATTCTCCCGCGAGCGCCCAGAGCTGCGGAATAACAAGGGAATTTAAACGACACAACAGTTCGGCAGCCCGTAGGTCTGCGTTTTGCTGCGCTCTGCGGGGGTTCGCATCCGGCCGCCATGTTCACGACTCGAGAGCCGCCCCCAAACCAACCCCCCTTCCCACATCCCTcggctcccctccctccctccctgctcagcCGAGGCCGCCGCAGCGCTGCAAAGCCGCTTTCAACTCTACCCCCCACCCCCTCGCAGCAAAATCCGACTCGACGGCTGCGGGGTGTGCGCCTGCGCACGGTGGACGCGGGAGTGGGGGTGGCGAGGGGGGAATCCTACGACCCCCGGCCGCGGCTTGAAAAGGCAGGAGCCTCGGGGAGCGGGGGAGGGGTTGGGGCCTGGGCCTGagcctcctctttcctcccagCGGGTCCCCGCTCAGGCCCTGGCCCGGCTCTCACACGTGCGCGCTAAAAACCCACTTCAAAGTCTGTACCCCGCGCGGGGGCGGCCCCCTTTGGGCCGGCACTCGGGCTCCGGCTCGGGCTGCCAACCAGGCTCTGGGCCTTGCCGCCCCCTCCATCCCAGGCGCTGCAGAGATACCGGAGCGCCAGCGATGAACCCCGGGAGCCGCGAGTGGCCTTCTTGTAGACGAGTACCACCCTCCCCACCCGGACCCCACCCCCACCGCtttagaaaaatgaattgaaCACAAAGTTTGCGGCCAGCGCTACGCTATGGCCCTCGGAGCTCACCATTGTTTGGGCTCGTATTGACCCCAGGTCCGGATTAGGCTGCGGCTGATTCCTGCTTTACAGCCGTGCCGGGCTAATGAGGCCGGGAGGCGATGGGGCGCGAAGCGTCCTCGGAGCCCAGGCGACCGCCGGCTTACGGCCGCCAAGGGCCCTGTAGGTGGAGGTCAAAGGGTCAGCGGGCAGAGACCTCGAGAGAATTGACCCTAGGAAATGAGGTCCCCTCCTCCCCGCCCGAGCCTCAACCAGGACTTGCAAGAATTTGATGTGTGGACACGGATCCTGAACGTCCCAACTAGGGGCCTGAGGACTGTCGGACCACTGTCGCGACTTCCGAAATGTCTGGCCGCGTCCCGGGCCAAAGTCCGACGGGAGACCTGGGCTTGGAAGGGCAGAGGCTTGTGAGAgaaaaccagcctaggtgtcggGAGAACCAGAGCACACGTCCTTCAGTGTATGGGCACACCGATGGCGATTTTTTCAGAAACGTAATGTGTTAAGAGCCCCCTTAGACTTTCTCAGGTTTGTTTTCGGGAGACTGTCTTAGAAAACGGGAAGAGGGAGCTGGAGGCgacagaagcaaagagaaatcaGGCGGGGAGAAGGGGGGAGGGGCAAGAAAGTCCAGAACACACCAACTTTCCAGGGAGCCTTTGTGAGCAGAAGTCTCCAACCTTCGTCTAGCTAAGACCGACTGCTCTGCTTAGCCTGGATCCTGATCTTTAACCTTCCCAACTGGATGAAGGCCAGACTTGTCTTGCGTGGAAACAGCTCTGCAAATAGCCACCTCCTCTTTCCCCACTAAACAGTGGGAATCACCCATTTTGAAAAAGATAATGGATTTTAACAAAGGTCCTACCAGgtgcaggaaggaaaaaaaggagtagATTACTAAGAGCCTAGCCCCAGCTACTAGCTTTAGCATTTATTATTGGGGGAAGAGGGATTGTTGTGCttgttctttaaattatttcctgaaaATTCAAGAATGTAAATGTGCATTCCCAGAAACAGACTATGAGAAGACTATCTGTATAaagttttctataaaattaatgtgttctttgaaaaatgagaagGGCATACGACATACTTTTGAGAAATTTGCTGTGCCCAAATTAGAGGTAGTCATGTAGAAGAGCAAACTTTTATAGTCTCTTAATATTGGTTACCTACATTGCTATTTAATtggcattttccttttttaggaCATTCACAATGCTTTCCTGTGAATTTTATGATGATTTCAAGCAACTAAGAGGAAATTGTCTCCTAAGgagacatttaatatatttaattgggGAAGGCAACTTTCTGAGTGAATCTTGCCCCAACCCATCTTCTTTTAAGGTTAAATTaggttgggggttgggggagacGAATGGAGAAAATAGTAAACTGTGAAAGTTCATTGCATATGTTAGGAGaaaaacacacatttatatttcaCAATGGCACACATTTAAAGCTAGTCTTATGAATATACACTTTCCGAAAACTTGatgagaaaactttaaaatgttttaaaacgtTTAAAATGGTCTCCAGTTTGAAGTGAAGGAAAAATCCTGAAATAGGAATCTGGTTCAGCACCTTCAATGTCAAGGTCAAGAATGGAATGTCTGGGTGGGGAGTGGTAGATTGATCTGGTTACCTGCTCATTATAAGTGGAGTCATCCCAATCTCTCTGTTCCTGACATTCACACAGCCTTGGATATAGGTGGAGTAAAGTGCAAAAGACCCCATTCTCCACTAACAAAAAATTGCCTCCAAAGCAATTTGCAATTAGAAACTGTCAATAATTGTTGACAAAGAtcagcagaaaacaaaacagattgcTTCAACTGTATCCAGGGAATCAGAGTTTCTTTTAATCATCAGAAATTCTCTAAGCATTTCAATTTTTGGTTGATTTAtttgaacatgaaaaaaatattgggcaccaaatacaaaaatgttataaCATAAATAAGATGTGCCAAtactttatttcttcaaaaagaacaatcaacaaaattctagaattgaaaatcattatatataataCCAAATTGACTGCCACCAAAAAACTCAGAGCATTGCCCCTTAAAGAGAAAGAGGTACTTAAGTCTATTCATTACATTTCTAAATACTTTACAATTCCTTATCTCCACCTTCTGTAGTTCATGCAGAGATTGGGCTCTCAATAACAAACAGCACCCTAATAAAAAGGTCTCAACACTCTACCCACTCCAACCCCCCAAAATAGTAATCAGTTTCTTTTCCACAGAACCATTGTAAAAAGAACTGTTTGTCCAAAGGAGTTGCTTCACTGAAGATTAAATGGATTGTTAACATTTTATCACAAAGCAAACGaccatttttcattgttattgatTTTAATGGAAACAATGCTCTTAACATCTTTGCCTACAaataatgaactttaaaaataacatattttgcaaatgttttctttccataGTATCATTTTGGAACTGCTGCAGTTATTACACCGCTATataaatgttatgaaaaattgtgataattATGAATTGAACTATATACAGCAAACAAATCAGCCTTTGCCTTCCAATATTTAAATGGACTATGGTTCTTTTAAGAAGCACTTTCACCATAAGTAAGCACTGCTCAACTGGTCTTACTCATCACCACTGTTCCAGACATACactatcttttgaaaatatatagagCTAGATAGATTTGATAGGCAGATTAGATAAATTCATAGATACAAATGCATATAGGTACATGGATGATCTCTAGATAGAACAGACATGCATCCTGCcgcaattttcatttttatgtaaggTAATAAAGAACTAAGGGACATAAAGCTAATTAGGTTAccttatgtttatatatgtaggGCAGGGATGATTAAATCCAGCTTCTCAGTCTTTGAAGTACAAGATTGAGATGTCATGGCCACTAACTGAATTGATCAGTAATATTTGATTTGCATGCCGAAAATCCAGGACAAACACATTGAAACTCGCAGTTAAACAACCATCTGAGCTAGAGATAAAGAAAAGAGGGTCCTCCCAGATGGAAACTGACACTATAAGGAATCTATActgcaatagaaaaataatttaacaattaaaaaagggATCTGAGTGAGTTATAAATACCAACAAACAAGATTCAATTTGCTCATTCTCCTCTTTGTAGAAGGAGGCTGTtacaaaacaagagaaaagagTCAGTGGTTCAAAAATTGTAAATTGTGTTCTTctttcaaaacaataaatttttaatgcTAAAGCAGTTATAATCAAAAGCTGTACAGAATTTGTTAGAAAACATTTATCCATAAATATTGTTCAGTTCCCGGCACTTGCAGCAATAATTAAATTACAAACGATAAATATGGCATCAACGGATatgtatttacaaaaaaaaaagttattacaaAAGGCAACTGTATACTAAACGTCACAATCTGTGTAGAGTAACATCATATCCTCAGCCTGAAAAAATACTGAACAGTTTCGACCCCATTAGACAAAGATACATTCACAAGTGTAATGCTTTGAAGAAAAAGTTCAAGACATAACAGGACTTTGGCATGGTTTAAGACTGTGAGAGTTTAAACAATCACCACTAAGGCGAAGAAGAAATTCCATCAGTTttaacatcaccaccaccaagcCTTCTATAACTTCCTCAAGAAACAGGACAAATGTTAAAATGAACTGAAGGAGTCTCAGAATGGGGTATGCAGAGAGCAAGAGGAAGGGGAGCAAAAAGCAGTGaaaagattttgtaaaaaatCCTTCAAATgccaaaatgtattttctaatcCTGAGAAAAGGGCATGGCTACTTTGGGATTTTGCCCAAAACCTTCCTGGACAATTGCAATTAACAAGATGTAGCCCTATGTATGGCCTCTTGCTTTAAAACTCCATTTCCATCTGATtggtctcagttttctttttaaaatgcattttggttGTCCTCAGACGTACCATTCGTTAAAATTGGGAGGAAGTCCAGGGTTGTGGCTGGTGCTAGTTTGAACTGCAGAAGGGGTTTTAGTGGTATCTTTACTGTTTGCAGAAGCTATAGCGGGTGGAGTGGAAGATTCATAGCCTGAACTGGCAGCAGGGGAGGAATCTGACCCTTGAGATTCATGAACCTAAAAttaacatgtatatattataatgaATATAATTCCAACCGGCAATGTGCAAGCAAAAACAAGAGCAGAATTTGAGCACTGTAAGAGCAAGACCGCCCAGTGAcccacttaacatttttttttttttttttttgctgctgttgttctgtttttatttttattttccatattaccCATGTCTAGAAAACCCGGACATATTCGTCAAAAACGAGGTTCCATACTAAGGCATTATGGAAAAGGAATAAAGCACTCCATTTTAGTCCTGCCACTTCAAAAATGCTGACTCCGTGGATGGAGTAGGTGAGCAGTTACTCTGAGGGACCCCATAAAATAGTCACTCCCAGCCCAGGTTTCACCAAGCCGCTTCCGGCTTGGGGAAGCAGGTATAGAGAAGAGTGGCACAGGGACCCTGGACGCTGCCTGCCAAGTCTTTAGACAAATGTGTGGGAATCAGACCGTGCTCCTCGGCCCCATTGTTTTATCCAAAGCCGAAGAGCAAATGAACGACCCTCCCCCGGGTTCGGCGCCGCCACTCTCCATTCCCACCGCAGGCTGAGCCGGCAAGAGGCGGCCACTGCAGCCTCAAGCCCAGGCGAGCTCGGCTAGAGCTTCCCAGTAAACAACTGATAGTTCCTCCACTCTCTCCCCCTCCCAACTCTGCTctctcctgcccccccccatcCCCAAAATGGGTTCAAGGTGTCACCGCTGCAGCAAATCGGATTTAACGTGGAGGACAGAGGGTTGGCAGCGCGGGCGCTTCCGTTCCGCGGCCCAGTGTCGGGCCGGGTGTTTACAAACCGCCGACCGCTAATAAAGAGGTAATTACCTTCATGTGTTTGCGCAGGGAGCTCGGGTGCGTGTAAGACTTGTCGCACACTTTGCAGATATAGGGCTTATCCGaggtgtgcacatgcatgtgcttCTTGCGGTCGCTGCTGTTGGCAAAGCGTCTGTCACAGCCTTCAAATTCACATTTGAAAGGTTTCTCACCTGCAAAAtgtaaaaatgcaaaagagagaaaatagtcAGGGCCGGGAGCTTCCCAGAGAGGAGCAGTGCGAGACTGAGAGCCCAGCAGTCTTCCCGGAGGGAATGCAAACTAGGGGAGACTGGGACATCATTTTTCcctggagaaaaaaatggagagggTTGGTTGAGTCCGCTGGGCTGGGAAGGAACGGGGCGGGAGTGGGGCAGGGCCGGCCCAGAACCTGATCATCCCTTTGTTCTCGCAGGACAAGAAAGCTCCTGGCTCCTCAGAAGTTTCCCCCAACTTGTGGTTCCACTCTACCGGGCCATGTTCAGCCACCATCACGGCGATGTAACCGAGCCCGGCGGGACAATGGATCGGGGATGGGACAATCCCATTCAGTCGCTTCTTTGTACCTTTTAATTTGCCTCTTTCACATGTAGCGGTTTTGCCAAGTCCAGTATTAAAAAGCCTGGGCAGTGGTACTTAGTGTtcgaaaacagaaaaaaatacataaatccaGGGGCTATAGACAGTTTTACAAGATGCTCTGAACAAGCCACGAAACTGTGGTGCTTTTTCTACTTTAGCTTTCCTCCCGGAGGACTGAACTGAACCAGGAactccaaataaaaatagtttgacAAAAGTATCAGTCATTTAATTAGGAGATGTGCCAATCAAGTGTAAAAAAGAGCGGAAGTATCCGAAAGTTAGTTTTCATTAGCATTTCTATGGTTGCCTTCCTAGAATGTGTGCCGAGAGGCTAAATCGCTTGTAAGCAATACGCTCTCAACACATTCGGAGTCTCTTCATAGTAACCCAGAAAGGGATACAAAAAGAGGCGGCGCCAGTTTGTTCCCGGGCGCGAGAAGGTCCCAATTAGTTCCTGAGACTGCAGAGCAGTCGGCCCGAGAAGTTTGAACTGGGCAAAAGTGCCTCAGGTCGGGGTGGGCCGGGATGGAGGGGCACTGACAGCGCTTCATTCCGGAACGGCCTTGGCGGGGCGCCGCCCCTCTTCTCGGCGTTCACCCGTGTACCCTGCGTTCCAAGTCCGCTCGGTAGCCGGGTTCCCCTAGCGAACCCCTCACCCACCTGTCTTTCCCCTTACCTGTGTGGGTCCTCTTGTGGATCTTGAGGTTCTCAGAGCGGGCAAAAATCTTCCCGCATCCCGGGAAGGGGCACGGGAAGGGCTTCTCGCCCGTGTGTACTCGGATGTGGTTGACCAGTTTGTACTTCGCCTTGAAGGACTTGCCCTCGCGGGGGCACTCCTCCCAATAACAGACGTGGTTGTTCTGCTCCGGGCCCCCCACATGCTCCATGGTGACATGCGTCACCAGTTCATGCATGGTGCTGAAGGTCCGGTCGCAGCTCTTCTTGGGCCGGCTTAGTTGAGCTTCGTCGATCCACTTGCACGACAGCTCCTGCTTGATGGGCTGCCTCATATAACGGAAGAAGGCGCCCGGCCCGTGGTGGGCCGCCACGTTCACTCCCATGTTCATGTTCATGGGGCTATAGTTGGGAAACTGCGCGCTGGCTGCATAGGGGTCCGTGCGCGGGCTGGCCACCGGGCGGTAAGGGTCAGGACGGCCAAACAGCTCTCCACGCAGCCCCAGGTGGACCTGGTTGTTGTCCACGTGCCCTGTGGGCGACGGGTGCCCAGCGCCCTGCTCATGCAGCCCGGGAAAGAGCAAGTAACCAGGGGGCTCAGGAATACCAGCTGGAGCGTGCAGGCTGCTAGCGGAGCCAGCAAAGAGCCCGTGCTGCCCGCTTCCCGAGGCTGCCTCGCTGAGCCCAGAGCCGCGCTGGCGGAAAAGAAAGTCGCGCGTGGAGTTGAAGGCAGCGGACGCTGCGCCGCCGTAGCTGGGTACCTGGCTGgcatgatgatggtgatggtggtggtgatggtggctcAGGGCGTTGGCGTAGCCCGAACCCTGCGGCGTGAAAGCCGAGCTCTGGCTGGAAGACAGATCGTGTGCCGCGGCCGGGCTGAGCTTGAAggcagcagcggcagcagcggcggcggcagcgtGGGTTGAGTCCCCGAAGGGATTCAACCCCATGCCCGTCGGCTCGCGGTTGGGCATCTCGTGGTGGCGCGGCGCGCCAAAGCTGCCCACTCCCAGCCCGGGGAACTGCGGGCCTCCGTCCAGGAGCATCGTCATAGGTGGGGCGTTCTGGACACGGGCGATCCGGTTTAAGTGAGCAAGGGTGCAGGAGAGGGAGATTTTCGAAGTGCCGTAGTGCCGTAGGGAAGGCGGCAGCCCGATACAACTAGGACACCGCCAAGGCGCTACCAGGAGCCGCAACTTTCCGTGGCTGCGAGAGTCTCCTGCAGAGGgataggagggaggaggggaagaaaaaaggggggtgggtttgagggaaaaggaggagggaggagaagggaggaggaaagactCTGGGAGTAGACCTGGTTTAACAAACTAACAGGAGcgcacaaagaaaaataagctaAATAATAAGTGGAGGGCGGGGTTTGCCAATCCTGTCCCGGGCACCCCTCCTCTACCCGAGAGCGCGGAACCCTGGGGCCAGGAGGCTGGATACCGGCCTCCCGGCTGGGCCGCTCCAAATAGCGGAGCCCGATCGCGGCCGACAGGCGGGCAGCGGGCAGCAGGCAGGCTCGATCTTCGCCGCTCCCCTCACGAGTCCCAGCCTCTTCGCCTCCAGAGTAATGTCCTTGGACTGATAAAGTCAATCACTCACTCCTCTCACATAAACCGAGCGGGAGGCCGGGCGGCGCGCGCCAATGGGGAACCAGCTGGCCTACGGTCACCTGACCCCCGGCCGGGCCGCCCATTGGCCGCCGCCACACTGATTGACAACGCAGAGCGGAGAACATGGCAGCCTGGGTAGAGCGACCGCAGCTGATTGGGCAGCTGCCGGGCGCCTGGCAGGTGAGGCGGCGGCTGCCTGGTGTCCGCGAGTGGGCTCCGCGGGGACTGTGCGGCTGTGGGGAGCTGGGGCCAGGCTTCAGCCGGCAAGTGGCGGGGCGGAGCTGGGCCTCTCTGTGACTTCGTCTCGGCCCCAAGAGGGCCCCAAGCACCCCTCGCGCGCCCTTTACCCGCTTTGGCTAAAGAAACTCTTTGCCCTGTGAGGATCTTTTCCACCGCCGCGCCTTCTCCGTCGGCGCGGCGTTCGATGTCCAGTCCCGCttgcccccccgccccccgcaacCTCACCACCTTGAGAACGTTCTTCCTTGGTAGCCGCAGGGCGCAAATGCCAGCGTGAGCGTAGCAGTTCCGCGCTCCTGGCCCAGCTGCTGCTTCCACCCCACACGCCACTATAAGGTCCCAAGACCCCAGACCCAGGCCTGGCCATCTCCCTGCCCGTGGCCCCAGCTGGCGGCAGCGGTCCAAGGCCCAATTAGACCCGATCTCCTATACTTCCTTCTGAACCAAGCTTTGACCCTTTAGTTTGTGAGTAGCTGTTTTACTCGCCGATACCCACTTCCCCCAGCACACACCAGACACAACACAGCAAACGTGCAACACAATAAACTTAAGCGCACAGCAGGAAACACGAACGCAGCACAGTAAACACAAGCACGCCATATGAAACACGCACAACACACTAAACATGTACACAACATAATAGTAAGCACAACCAATAACAACGCTACACACAACACAATAAGCACAGGCACACAACTAGACACAATAGAGTAAATATACACAATACCAAACACGCACAAATACTAGACACGCACAGAACACATTGTACGCAAAacacaacacacaaacacatagtAAACACACTAGACCCACACAGAATCAGCGTGGTTTCCGTATCACTGGGCTAATCAGCTTTGAATTCTCAACATTTTCAAACGCAAAAgcagggagggggaatggggacTGTGAGATGGAATTTTCTTCCCTCTGAAGCCTGAGCTTTGCTCTCTTCTACTCCTACCGGGGAAAGCACGTAGTGACCTAGGGAACTGCTTACCCCTTAAGGATTTACTTTCCCTGGGCGTGTGTTGGAGTCGCCCCCCGCCGCCGCCCTCCGTCTGGTGCAAGGTCTTTCTTGGACAAAAATGACCAGGTTCAGACAGGGTTATAATTGCACTCAATTTTCTGTCTACCAACGCATTTGCAAAGAATGCAGGAGAATGAGAGTAGGAAAAAAGACCGAGAGAAAGATGGCTGTGATTGTCACATCTCTAGCGGGGCCGAGCCCCAAAGTCTGCGCCTTGAGGCAGCCTCACAGCCTGGCCGCCATCTCTCTGTAGGAAACAGAACATCTGATCAAGTTCAGAGGCGCCAGGAGAGACCGCCTCAAGCAGCGCTTTATAACTGCAGTCTTTCACTTCCTGCCCCCCAATCTGCCTGGCCTGACCAACACTTCACTACCTTCTTTGCCAGTTTGCTGGGGGAAAACCCTGAGGATACCACATCTTACTGTAGTCGCCCCTTCCCATCAAACTCGCCCCAATCTCCCTCCACTTCCAGAGCTCTCTCCCCAGGTTGGAAGGTGAGTTCACTGCTGACTTAAATTATTGCATCTACCGAAAACAGGCTCTCCAAGAAGGGTTTCATTGTCGCTCAGCAGAGGGTTTCTTTGCGGGGCTGGGGGGTGtttcaaagaagaataaatatgctTAAATCATGCAAATGAATTCCCTAGAGTCAGGTTTATAAAAAGGGaagattgcttttctttcttttccctttctcttcattttcccctttctttccttccttccttccctctaccTCTCTTCACCTCCCATCACCCCCCACCGACCCTGGGCATGTTGCTGGTTGGGAAAAGTTTGGATTTCCTCAGAGCCCTTTCTGGGAGAGTGATTCTTCAGGTTTGGGCACCGGGAGGGGGCGGTTGTCCTGCTTTGGCCCGGTCAACCCTCAGCGAGAATTTCCGGGTGTCCCAGCTGGTACCTGGATAAACGAGGGCCTTGCACGCTTGGGAGTCAGGGAAGGCTACCCCGCAAGGGAACGCAGAAGGGGAGCTGCCGCGAGAGCCTAGCATTCTCCTTTTTTTGGGGAGGAGTCTCGAACGCAGGGCTTGAGGATGTTGCCGCGTCTGACCTACCGGGTACCCAATGTCCGTTTTGATGCAGCCACATTTCGATAATTAATTGCCTCCAGCACGTGCTCTGTAGTCCCTGGAACAAAAAGGCATAATTCAATTAGATCATCAGCCGAGaagtggggaggtgggggggtgcTTGTTAAGGGGCAGAC
This window of the Urocitellus parryii isolate mUroPar1 chromosome X, mUroPar1.hap1, whole genome shotgun sequence genome carries:
- the Zic3 gene encoding zinc finger protein ZIC 3 isoform X2, coding for MTMLLDGGPQFPGLGVGSFGAPRHHEMPNREPTGMGLNPFGDSTHAAAAAAAAAAFKLSPAAAHDLSSSQSSAFTPQGSGYANALSHHHHHHHHHHASQVPSYGGAASAAFNSTRDFLFRQRGSGLSEAASGSGQHGLFAGSASSLHAPAGIPEPPGYLLFPGLHEQGAGHPSPTGHVDNNQVHLGLRGELFGRPDPYRPVASPRTDPYAASAQFPNYSPMNMNMGVNVAAHHGPGAFFRYMRQPIKQELSCKWIDEAQLSRPKKSCDRTFSTMHELVTHVTMEHVGGPEQNNHVCYWEECPREGKSFKAKYKLVNHIRVHTGEKPFPCPFPGCGKIFARSENLKIHKRTHTGEKPFKCEFEGCDRRFANSSDRKKHMHVHTSDKPYICKVCDKSYTHPSSLRKHMKCCPAWYPGQSVIPDEELDTDVGMQQPALHNTTYPKCRVNAEPTVQEMIY
- the Zic3 gene encoding zinc finger protein ZIC 3 isoform X1, which translates into the protein MTMLLDGGPQFPGLGVGSFGAPRHHEMPNREPTGMGLNPFGDSTHAAAAAAAAAAFKLSPAAAHDLSSSQSSAFTPQGSGYANALSHHHHHHHHHHASQVPSYGGAASAAFNSTRDFLFRQRGSGLSEAASGSGQHGLFAGSASSLHAPAGIPEPPGYLLFPGLHEQGAGHPSPTGHVDNNQVHLGLRGELFGRPDPYRPVASPRTDPYAASAQFPNYSPMNMNMGVNVAAHHGPGAFFRYMRQPIKQELSCKWIDEAQLSRPKKSCDRTFSTMHELVTHVTMEHVGGPEQNNHVCYWEECPREGKSFKAKYKLVNHIRVHTGEKPFPCPFPGCGKIFARSENLKIHKRTHTGEKPFKCEFEGCDRRFANSSDRKKHMHVHTSDKPYICKVCDKSYTHPSSLRKHMKVHESQGSDSSPAASSGYESSTPPAIASANSKDTTKTPSAVQTSTSHNPGLPPNFNEWYV